AGGGGGTGAATGTCGAGAAATGAGCGTTTCAAAATGAGGGCTTACCACTTCTGCGACATTTGCATAACCCTGCGCATTCATCTTAACACCTTCCTTCTCGGCCGCATGTCGCAAGAGCAAGCTCAGCGCCTTGGACACCTGCACATCGCGAGACTGGCCTTGcccacgaccaccaccacggcgaCCTTTGTCCTGGGGACTCATTGTCTGCACACCCCGGAGCAATCGGCGAAAATTGGGTCGAAAAAGAGAATATGCCACGCGCATTGAATTGCGCAGTCTCCGCGGACACGCCGCCGATCTCTTAAACAGACGGGCCGAGTGGGGCAGCGTCGTTGATGCGTCAGAGTCGGGATCCTTTTTCGGGCGGCTGCCAACGTAGTACAGTGGCGTCGAGtaaaaccaaaaaaacccccctccaAAGGCAGGTCCAGCCCTAATCTACAAGCTTACAGTCTCACGGAAAAAGCTGTTGAGCAACACAGTCTGAAGGGTTACGACGAATGAACACCAAAGGAATACGTTGACGTCCTAATCTCGCGACACGTGCGGCAGCCACCCTCGAGGGCCTCCGTGCGGTTCACATACGCGGGAGTGGGAGGCCTGCTCCCGAGAGGCCATGGGCATTCAAAGGCTCTAAACTGGAGATACGTGTATGGATGAAAGAATCGCTGCTCCAATGAGGGCTTCTTGGTTTTCAAAAGGCTCTTGACTACTGTGCCCTCCTTAAGTTGGAGCTTGAAAAGGAACGAGGGCCCGgggtcggggggggggggattctGCAATATTGGTATGAAGAATACATCCATGACATGGAAACTAATGGGGGGGGTATTGTGAAGCATGATATATAAAAGGGTACCAAGAAAGCCAGGACACCTAAGCGCAAGTCGAGACGGTGGCGGGATGCTCAGCTGTCTGGCACCTGAGAAAGAAACCCGGACGAAATGGTCTAGGGCGAAGGTGACTTCCGAAGGCACATGCAGGTGCAGTCGGGCACCGGACATAGTCTGTGCTCCGCAAACCATTCATCGGCATGATGCGCGTGGAATCCATGGTTGCAGTTGGTGCAAAAAGCCACGAACCGTTTCAAGATGGAGGGAGTATTGCTGTGTTCAGATTCAGCTTCAGTCGCAGCTCCACCTTTGGACATCGGGTCGGTAGTGCCGAGCCATTGGTCACAGACGCCGCAACGAGGCAAATGCCGCCCACATCGGGGACAAACGGTTCCGGACATGGTGGCAGATCCAAGTGGATGGCCAACAGTCGGATGGACCGTCTCCACGGTGGCGGAAGGAGAAATCTGAGAGGAGGCATCGTGTTGGGTGACGGGACGCGTGCAGTAGTTGCAAATCAAGCTGATCTGCTGAGGCGGAGGTGTCAGGAGTTTACGCCCATCGGCTGAGACGGCGAGCTGGCGCGAAGCAACATCAAATCTTGCGCGGTCAAACTGCATTTTCCAAGAATTCATCTGGTACCGGTATCCTTCACGCCAGGATTCAAAATGCGCAACCAGAGAGGGATGGTTCATAATCCGCGGAACTGTGTAGCTCATGGCGAGAACGGGAGTTTGCACATCACTGAATTTTTCAATATAGGATTGAAACAAGCCCATAGCAAGATGCCCTAGCCCTGTCAGCATCACACCCTCGACGTCTCCTTGTCGGACGGCTTCGGCGGTGGTCTTGCTCAAGTACTCAGTCAACTCGTCATCTGGAAGCCATCTGAGAGCGACTTCAACGCGGTATTTCAAAGGAAGGGTAGTCTCCGCAATGACGGAATGCCAATCTCCTTTGCTCACGAGCGCAAGCACTGCTCGCGCGTAAGGATCTGTCAGCTGCTTAGAGATGTCGGCACACGTTTCCTCCCAGTCAACACTAGAGTCGCCCTTTGCCGCGCCAGCGATAGCCATGGCGAGGAGCTTATGAGCCTGCGTTGGATCATTGTTCCGAAGAGCCAGGTAGGCCagcttggcctcgtcctGGAACACTGCGAGGGCTGCAGCCTTCGAATGCTGATTGTCGGCGGAAAGATCTTTGACTTCCGCTTCCAGTTCCTTGTATGACGGTATCGCACCACAGATGTGAAGACAGAGGGTTCTAAGCTCGGGGTACTCCGTCTCACACTTTTTGCTGTCCGGCAGATTCATTCGCTGGACTAGCTGGGCAATCGTTTCAGTGACCGCCGCAGGGCTGTCAAAATTGCCCCCAACGTTGCGTCGTTCAAAGTCATGACCTGAAGCAGCTGTTAGTGTGGAAAATCTTGAGGAAATTCGATGAGGATTTACGCACCAAAGTCGCTCGTCCAGACCTCGGCGATACCGACAAAGCTCAAATCCAAGCCGTTTATAACCAAGCTCGATCCAGAAGATTGAGTCCTCGCACCTATGGCTCTTGTTAGATTTCGATTCAATGGGAACAATGTATGGTTTCGACATGACTCACGTTCAATCCACTCCCAGAGGCCCTGGAGAGCGGGATCGTCCGATACAATTGACCGGTTCAGGGCCTCGTCCAGCATGTACCCTTCTCTGCATCGAGCTCGAGAGACGGTTGATAGAGTCAACGCCTCTTGTGCAGAAAGAAGAGCAGTGGGACCCAAGAGCGAAAGCCCCTGCTCTCTCAATTCTCGACTTGATAAGGGCTCGGTCCTGGCAGCACGAGACCCCGATGTCTTGTCCTGGTTGGCTGATGTATCATGTAGACTGACACCCAAGCGAGCTCGAATATCGTCAATAAGATCTGAAATGGGCTTGTTCTCATCTTCAGACAGTGGATAGATGGCCTTGAAGTCTCTATCGCCGGTAGGCACACCGCATACCAGGACACCTTGCGAAGACATGCTCATCGGGGCAGACGGTGGACGAACAGTCACAATCTGTGCCTGTCCATGGCCATCGAGAGCGATCGCACTGGGTTGACTGGACAGACTTAGATTCAGAAAGTCGAACGCTACCATGCGATCTTTTTCCTTGCCTCCTCGGGTCGGATGATCGAAAGGATGGCGCACATCTTGCTCACGTCTCAAGAACACCGACTCTGCATAATTTTTGAAAGATCCTTGTCCAAACGTCTCGTCAATGGAAGCGCGGTACTCTTCAGTCTGATAGTCCTTGGCAATGGCGAAGCCCCTGAAATGACCAGTGCTGGAGAGCGCTCCGAGATAGCCGCGGTTGGTCTTGGAAAAGCGCAAGCTCCAAGTTGAAGCTTGAGCAGCGAACACGTTGTTGATCTGCAAGGCGGCCACAGATTGACCAGACTCCAGGTTGTTGGATGAAGAGCCGACGGAAGGTAATGTTAAACGAGCTCCCACACGCCGATCCCAAACGCAGATGGTGCTCTCATTGTAAGGCTGACACGACGCAATGTAGTTCTCATCTAGCCAGTCAATGGCCAAGTTGTGAACACAGCGTGTCTGGAACTGTAAGGAAGGACCACCGGGACTGTCTGCAGGCGACAAAGCAATTGTCAGTAAATGTCCCAAAGATCCCACACTACCCTGCGTAGCAAACGTACCCCTCAGATCGTAGATGCGTAGAAATTGCCCTTTCACACCAGCAACCAGCGTATCAGGCTGATCTCTAAAGAACTTGATACTTGTGATGGGCTCGGAACTAGCCAGCTTTCTCAATGGCTCAGGAAACCCTTTGCTACCACCCGCCGGGCCAAGTCGTTGGTTGACGTCCCAGATATTTAGGCAGAAGTCATTTCGGATACGATCAAGGCCAGACGCAACAAGGCCGTGTGTGCTTAGCGCAACTGCATTGCAATACCGCTGATTCCGTACCGGGAACGAGACTGCTTCCTTAACGCTCGCGTCGAGTCGCAGGATGGTGGCTCCTCCGGACGACTGGCCTACGGCGATAAGGCTTTCGTTGGAAGACGACCAGTCAAAGGCCCGAAAAGTGGGAATGTCGTCTAGTGTATTTATGACCTCATGCTGGATTGGTTTATTGGGTGTGACATTTCCTGTTACTTTGCACAGGCGAAATGCTCTGCCAGATACATCAACAGAGAGAAAGCGCTGCTCAAGATCGTTGGAGTTTGGAGACCAGCGAATTGCAGACTCCATGGTGGCTATCGGCACCTCATGGGGCTTCGGAAGCTGTGTTCGAGGCCACAGCCTCGTAGAAGAAAGCAAAAGCAGCCAATTCTGATTTTGGCTTGGGAAGCTTGGTGGACAGGACGAGGAACGCGGCAACGTCAATGCTATCGGCCGGCCGCCTATTGGTTGTGCCGATCCGGGGTCGGCCCGATGATGCGCCGACCGcatttccttctctttttttttgggcggAATTAAGCAATCAACTAAAGATACCACAGATTTCCACTTTACGCTTCGCACAATCATGTCGGACGCTCGCCGTGCTCAAAGCTCCAAGCGCAAGAGCCGCGATGGCTCTACTGATGTTCATCCGCGAAAAAAGCAGCACCGACAGACCGATGCCGTTGCGGAGGATCGCTCGTCCGAAGACTCCGAGAGTGATATGGATCACCGCGCACCTAAGTCAAAGAAGAGCTCAAAGAGTGATTCTGTTCCCAGAAACGAGAAGGAATATCCCTCAGTAAATGAGCTGAAGAACCGTATCCGAGGTGTGAAGCGTCTGCTCAACAAAGACTTGCCTGCAGATGCGCGGATTGTGCAGGAGCGCGCATTAGCTGGCTACGAGCAAGATCTTGCGGATGAATTGGCGCGACGAGAGAGATCGAATATGATTAAGAAGTACCACTTTGTGAGATTTTTGGGTGAGTGAAAACAGCAAAGTCGAAATTTGCAAGGCTCGGGTTGTTGCAGAACACTAACTCTACCTGGGGATGTATCAGATCGCAAGACAGCGACTAAGCAACTCAAGCGCCTTGAGCGTcgtgagaaggagaaggaccTCAACTcagaacagaaagaaagtcTGGCCCAGAAAATTCATATCGCTCGCGTCAACCTCAACTACACCATTTACTACCCTCTCACGGAGAAATACCTTTCACTTTATCCCAAATCGCACGAGTCTTCCGCCGAGGGTGACCACAAGCCCGACTCTGGTACCGACTCCAAGGATTCAAGCAAGATCCCCGAAGGCCAGCGACCACCAATGTGGGCTATTGTTGAGAAGTGCATGGAAGAGGGCAAGCTGGATGAACTTCGGGAAGGCAAGCTGAACATTGGGCCTGATGGTCAAAAGATTCAAGCCTCTGCTAAGAAAGTTGTTGTTCCAAGTGATGAAAAGAAGGCCAAAGATAAAAAGCCGACCAAGGAGCCCAAAGCGTCATCCAAGCCTGATTACAATCCTCCGGTGGCGGATTTGGAGAAGCTCAACAGAAGACAGCGCCGCAAGGAGTTGCAAAAGGCCCGTGAGCTGGCTGCTCAAAAGGCCGCCGAAGAAGCCGGTGACGATGGATTTTTCGAAATGTAATCTGCATACACGAGCGTGGGATCAGTGGAGTTTTGGTGTCTTACATTCTCTTTACCTCGGACTTGATATCCCCTTGGAATTCCGAAAAGATTatcttttttatttgtcGAGCGTGCCGGGTATTCAAGCCGGGGGACAAGCTGTTGCATTCAGTTTCTTTCCAACATGCAACGCTGCCACGTGATAGTCGAGTAAATCTTCCTGGTCGCTTCCATTCATCTAACGGAGCAGGGCCTCAAATGAGGACCAAGGAGACGAGTAAAAGCTCAATGCTGTACACGTTACAGTCACAACCTCCTGCGCATGTCAGAGGTCGTTTTCATTTCCTCCAACTCAAAGAACGATTTTCCTTTGAACGGGAATGGGCGTTTCGTGAGCGTTCAGCTAATCTCATTTCAACCCACGTGGCGCGCTCGGCGCTTTGAGTGCTTGAGACTTGATCCAGAAGCAATGCAGGACTTGACACCCATGGCCTTCAGATGGCGCATAGGTGGGCATGCGTAGAGAATACTTATGGCTGCAGAACCGGTCTTTGGAAATTTTCAAATTCTTGGCGCTGAAGGTTATGAAGTACTCAAATATCAGCCATATCGAAAAGATCACAAT
The nucleotide sequence above comes from Penicillium oxalicum strain HP7-1 chromosome II, whole genome shotgun sequence. Encoded proteins:
- a CDS encoding rRNA-processing protein efg1 — protein: MSDARRAQSSKRKSRDGSTDVHPRKKQHRQTDAVAEDRSSEDSESDMDHRAPKSKKSSKSDSVPRNEKEYPSVNELKNRIRGVKRLLNKDLPADARIVQERALAGYEQDLADELARRERSNMIKKYHFVRFLDRKTATKQLKRLERREKEKDLNSEQKESLAQKIHIARVNLNYTIYYPLTEKYLSLYPKSHESSAEGDHKPDSGTDSKDSSKIPEGQRPPMWAIVEKCMEEGKLDELREGKLNIGPDGQKIQASAKKVVVPSDEKKAKDKKPTKEPKASSKPDYNPPVADLEKLNRRQRRKELQKARELAAQKAAEEAGDDGFFEM